One segment of Struthio camelus isolate bStrCam1 chromosome 27, bStrCam1.hap1, whole genome shotgun sequence DNA contains the following:
- the RAB11FIP1 gene encoding rab11 family-interacting protein 1 isoform X1, translating to MEAAGSAARWAPTHVQVTVLRARGLRAKAGGGGGGGGSSDAYAVMALGREQFSTSVAERCQGRPEWREEAAFELPPPPRPAALRLTVLHRALVGLDKFLGRAEVDLAALRADGARRHSGWYKLRSKPGKKEKERGEIEVDIQFMRSNMTASMFDLSMKDKPRSTFGKLKDKLKGKRSSGLSDTASAIIPSASHSPADSEDESVEKEKKKSKFKTLFSKPGLQKTSLSQSMSVLPTHQPVTEKVRLRPSDFQSRWDDEESETSPTSDKAFRNTLEEKSSPSPVSKFHKIASLDSRQLNQITISNTKKEGLSLFGGLKSKSDPVSKSSLCINGSHVYVEENNTPKDNTPASSPSPHNLRRKQLFASEENLSSKPTKGPEETGRTSPSSLLSGSASLETFKSMTLPSYKLLSSEDYMETSVPLTVDITKENKKMDHKKPALFSLVTGKKETVKNSDVGSIPDRTLKEEETKVPEETSEEETKRLEIPPGLSKGNPSEKSNEEEIFKNKQPLNPFEEDRKPEKAAASAKTAQTRAVKPRLGVSSEEETKATLPTFAPDSLPAFLSAHHISSDNNPFISKTGQKVKVPDSENIASSSASLPLSPSAAELLNSKNPFISKWGKEPKALDSESIANFSSSHHLAASAPEASLSMQISSNGNNPFTSKWGQSSQGQDSESSKACSSLDLCCPPAPSLHSDCHFNDTNPFVCKLGWELDSPDLKTVAGSSFLIPCEEDCSSIENTGNLKHSIHVASGSSSDVALTSNVNTVSNSPNTLSDNPGLAPKKQWDSPEVQVETPLRRSQLGDRKSVTFLLEELQGVASGDEDLDGQQLAKQHSVFSEMLFTDSDVMGKRAGFAHKLETECNSSSKSSNASINSTPSRETALQGDVEMGSINTETCMKDVRRLASLSKCNDNLLPENGAEQPPSAKSKLNEKQEIFSEKGTEDCEPTLETESTPDKNDSLLQVGPTKPTLKVCTLPPQEADAGRADSEASSAFVTPKPAPRLSLSLKMCVPVSQTDESSGGVLSSDDTVKSASELPLHDEKPSNAYGCPPRNGSLKNITPTINLRDDSSNSHLKYEDDGLFDSLANLKSAIPTAGDHGLKLARLPVILEGGSDDELLEDCQENHNVTADDKSILEAGKQSIDLMPLSEELKEHSDKSSPADSVTPSAQEGGSAPNVCDSSKQPMLPARVHVCSVNNKIADFGVGVTSHSSECNSYFERQELKINIGVEESAERDFFEPSVSCSSVSSSSQPSSSFRSLPSHAQSNRAESSKKPTAEGFADKAGSSGKKKLLQAWVSPSETYPIQTQQSGEPLSPKHRLQPVKPMNASASKSQTKNMNVISTMNEKLLEMSVKKYDPSDPGHAYAQLTHDELIQLVLKQKDTITKKELQVRELEDYIDNLLVRVMEETPNILRVSTSGNKKAGKI from the exons ATGgaggcggcgggctcggcggcgcgcTGGGCGCCCACGCACGTGCAGGTGACGGTGCTgcgggcgcgggggctgcgcgccaaggcgggcggcggcggcggcggcggcggcagcagcgacgCCTACGCGGTGATGGCGCTGGGCCGCGAGCAGTTCTCCACGTCGGTGGCGGAGCGCTGCCAGGGCCGGCCCGAGTGGCGCGAGGAGGCCGCCttcgagctgccgccgccgccgcgccccgccgccctgcgcctCACCGTGCTCCACCGCGCCCTCGTCGGCCTCGACAAGTTCCTGGGCCGCGCCGAGGTCGACCTGGCCGCCCTGCGCGCCGACGGCGCCCGCCGCCACTCCGG GTGGTATAAGCTTCGTTCCAAaccagggaaaaaggaaaaggagagaggagagattgAAGTGGATATCCAGTTTATGAGGAGTAACATGACAGCCAGTATGTTTGATTTGTCCATGAAAGACAAGCCTCGCTCTACGTTTGGCAAGCTCAAAGACAAGCTCAAAGGAAAGAGGAGCAGCGGGCTTTCTGACACGGCATCAGCAATCATTCCAAGCGCAAGTCACTCCCCAGCTGACAGCGAAGATGAGTCagttgagaaggaaaagaagaaatcgaAGTTCAAGACGCTGTTTTCCAAGCCTGGTCTGCAGAAGACTTCTCTTTCTCAGTCCATGTCAGTCTTGCCTACACATCAGCCCGTAACTGAGAAAGTTAGGCTTAGGCCTAGTGACTTTCAGTCAAGATGGGATGATGAGGAATCTGAGACATCTCCAACCTCAGACA aagccttCAGAAACACCCTTGAAGAGAagtcctctccctctcctgtgtcTAAATTTCATAAAATAGCAAGTTTGGACAGCAGGCAACTAAACCAAATAACCATTAGCAATACCAAGAAAGAAGGTCTCTCTTTATTTGGTGGCCTTAAATCCAAAAGTGATCCTGTTTCCAAATCTAGTTTGTGTATCAATGGCAGTCATGTTTATGTGGAAGAGAACAACACGCCTAAGGACAACACTCCagcctcctccccatcccctcaCAACTTGAGGAGGAAGCAGCTCTTTGCTTCAGAAGAGAACCTGTCTTCCAAACCTACTAAAGGGCCTGAAGAAACAGGAAGAACATCTCCTAGCAGTCTTTTATCTGGGTCTGCATCACTGGAGACTTTTAAATCTATGACTTTACCGTCATATAAATTGCTTAGCAGTGAAGATTACATGGAGACCAGTGTTCCTCTGACTGTTGATATTactaaagagaacaaaaaaatggACCACAAAAAGCCGGCCTTGTTCTCTCTGGTCacagggaaaaaggaaacagtgaaaaacagtGATGTTGGAAGTATTCCAGACAGgactttgaaggaggaggaaaccAAAGTTCCAGAAGAGACGAGTGAAGAAGAGACCAAACGTCTTGAAATTCCACCAGGTTTAAGCAAAGGAAATCCTTCTGAAAAGAGTAATGAAGAAGAAATCTTCAAAAATAAGCAACCGCTCAACCCTTTTGAAGAAGACCGGAAACCTGAAAAAGCTGCTGCATCAGCAAAGACTGCACAGACTAGAGCTGTCAAACCCAG ACTGGGCGTGTCTTCAGAGGAGGAAACCAAAGCCACGCTTCCTACTTTTGCACCTGAttcccttcctgctttcctttctgcacaCCATATCAGTAGTGACAATAATCCTTTTATTTCTAAAACGGGACAAAAAGTCAAAGTGCCAGACTCTGAAAACATTGCTAGTTCCTCTGcatctcttcctctttcaccTTCTGCTGCAGAGCTTTTGAATAGCAAGAACCCCTTTATTTCAAAGTGGGGCAAGGAACCCAAAGCCCTGGATTCTGAAAGCATTGCCAATTTCTCTTCATCCCATCATCTTGCAGCTTCTGCTCCTGAAGCATCTCTTTCTATGCAGATCTCTAGTAATGGTAATAATCCTTTTACTTCTAAATGGGGGCAGAGCTCACAGGGTCAGGATTCTGAAAGCTCTAAGGCTTGCTCTTCCTTGGATCTCTGTTGTCCACCTGCACCTTCTCTTCATTCTGACTGTCATTTTAATGACACTAACCCCTTTGTATGCAAGCTTGGGTGGGAGCTAGATTCACCAGATCTCAAAACTGTTGCTGGTTCTTCTTTCTTGATTCCTTGTGAGGAAGACTGTTCCTCAATAGAAAACACTGGTAATCTGAAACACTCAATTCATGTTGCTTCAGGGAGCTCTTCAGATGTGGCTCTAACTAGTAATGTAAATACTGTATCAAACTCTCCAAACACCCTTTCTGACAACCCCGGCCTGGCTCCTAAGAAACAATGGGATTCACCAGAGGTTCAGGTAGAGACACCTTTAAGAAGAAGTCAGTTAGGCGATAGAAAATCTGTGACCTTTCTCCTTGAAGAACTGCAAGGTGTTGCATCAGGCGATGAGGATTTGGATGGGCAGCAACTTGCAAAACAGCACTCTGTTTTCAGTGAAATGTTATTCACAGATTCAGACGTAATGGGAAAGAGAGCAGGGTTTGCTCACAAACTGGAAACGGAGTGCAACTCGTCATCAAAATCCTCTAATGCCAGCATAAATTCTACTCCGAGCAGGGAGACCGCTCTTCAGGGTGATGTGGAAATGGGCAGTATAAACACGGAAACCTGCATGAAGGATGTCAGACGTCTTGCATCTCTCTCAAAGTGTAATGATAACCTCTTACCAGAGAATGGTGCTGAACAGCCACCTTCTGCTAAGAGCAAGCTAAATGAGAAGCAGGAAATCTTTAGTGAAAAGGGAACGGAAGACTGTGAACCCACATTAGAGACTGAATCAACTCCTGATAAAAATGACTCCTTGTTGCAAGTAGGACCTACCAAACCAACCTTGAAAGTTTGCACACTGCCCCCTCAGGAAGCTGATGCAGGGAGGGCTGACAGTGAGGCTAGTTCTGCGTTTGTCACACCAAAGCCAGCACCAAGGCTGTCTTTATCTTTGAAGATGTGCGTGCCAGTTTCTCAGACTGATGAGTCAAGTGGTGGTGTGCTTTCTTCAGATGACACTGTAAAATCTGCTTCTGAGCTTCCATTGCATGATGAGAAACCCTCAAATGCTTATGGATGCCCCCCCAGAAATGGCTCATTAAAAAATATCACTCCAACTATAAATCTTAGAGATGATAGCAGTAATAGCCATTTAAAATACGAGGATGATGGTTTATTTGACTCTCTTGCAAATCTGAAGTCTGCCATTCCAACTGCTGGAGATCATGGTTTGAAACTGGCTCGTCTTCCAGTTATTCTAGAGGGAGGCTCTGATGATGAGCTGCTGGAAGACTGTCAGGAGAACCATAATGTCACTGCAGATGATAAAAGCATCTTAGAGGCTGGAAAGCAGTCTATAGATTTAATGCCTCTGAGTGAAGAACTGAAAGAGCATTCAGATAAGAGTTCTCCTGCAGACAGTGTAACTCCGTCTGCTCAAGAAGGAGGAAGTGCCCCTAATGTTTGTGATTCTAGCAAACAACCCATGCTACCTGCAAGGGTACATGTTTGCAGTGTAAATAATAAGATAGCTGACTTTGGCGTAGGTGTGACATCTCATTCCAGTGAATGTAATAGTTATTTTGAGAGAcaagaactaaaaataaatattggtgTTGAAGAGAGTGCAGAGCGTGATTTCTTTGAGCCTTCTGTTTCCTGTTCCTCTGTGTCTAGTTCTTCCcaaccctcctcttcctttcGTTCCCTCCCATCTCACGCTCAAAGTAATAGAGCAGAATCTTCGAAAAAGCCAACAGCAGAGGGCTTCGCTGATAAAGCAGGAAGTTCTGGCAAGAAGAAACTTCTTCAGGCATGGGTTTCACCCTCTGAAACGTATCCTATTCAAACTCAGCAGAGTGGTGAACCCTTGTCTCCTAAGCACAG GCTTCAGCCTGTGAAGCCAATGAATGCCTCAGCAAGCAAGTCTCAAACTAAAAATATGAATGTCATCAGCACTATGAACGAAAAGCTGCTTGAGATGAGCGTAAAG AAATATGATCCTTCGGATCCTGGCCATGCTTATGCTCAGTTAACGCATGATGAGCTGATTCAGCTGGTCTTGAAACAGAAGGATACAATTACCAAGAAAGAACTCCAGGTGCGTGAGCTTGAAGACTACATCGATAACTTGCTTGTTAGGGTCATGGAAGAAACCCCAAACATTCTTCGTGTTTCaacttctggaaataaaaaagctGGAAAGATATAA
- the RAB11FIP1 gene encoding rab11 family-interacting protein 1 isoform X2, with product MEAAGSAARWAPTHVQVTVLRARGLRAKAGGGGGGGGSSDAYAVMALGREQFSTSVAERCQGRPEWREEAAFELPPPPRPAALRLTVLHRALVGLDKFLGRAEVDLAALRADGARRHSGWYKLRSKPGKKEKERGEIEVDIQFMRSNMTASMFDLSMKDKPRSTFGKLKDKLKGKRSSGLSDTASAIIPSASHSPADSEDESVEKEKKKSKFKTLFSKPGLQKTSLSQSMSVLPTHQPVTEKVRLRPSDFQSRWDDEESETSPTSDKAFRNTLEEKSSPSPVSKFHKIASLDSRQLNQITISNTKKEGLSLFGGLKSKSDPVSKSSLCINGSHVYVEENNTPKDNTPASSPSPHNLRRKQLFASEENLSSKPTKGPEETGRTSPSSLLSGSASLETFKSMTLPSYKLLSSEDYMETSVPLTVDITKENKKMDHKKPALFSLVTGKKETVKNSDVGSIPDRTLKEEETKVPEETSEEETKRLEIPPGLSKGNPSEKSNEEEIFKNKQPLNPFEEDRKPEKAAASAKTAQTRAVKPRLQPVKPMNASASKSQTKNMNVISTMNEKLLEMSVKKYDPSDPGHAYAQLTHDELIQLVLKQKDTITKKELQVRELEDYIDNLLVRVMEETPNILRVSTSGNKKAGKI from the exons ATGgaggcggcgggctcggcggcgcgcTGGGCGCCCACGCACGTGCAGGTGACGGTGCTgcgggcgcgggggctgcgcgccaaggcgggcggcggcggcggcggcggcggcagcagcgacgCCTACGCGGTGATGGCGCTGGGCCGCGAGCAGTTCTCCACGTCGGTGGCGGAGCGCTGCCAGGGCCGGCCCGAGTGGCGCGAGGAGGCCGCCttcgagctgccgccgccgccgcgccccgccgccctgcgcctCACCGTGCTCCACCGCGCCCTCGTCGGCCTCGACAAGTTCCTGGGCCGCGCCGAGGTCGACCTGGCCGCCCTGCGCGCCGACGGCGCCCGCCGCCACTCCGG GTGGTATAAGCTTCGTTCCAAaccagggaaaaaggaaaaggagagaggagagattgAAGTGGATATCCAGTTTATGAGGAGTAACATGACAGCCAGTATGTTTGATTTGTCCATGAAAGACAAGCCTCGCTCTACGTTTGGCAAGCTCAAAGACAAGCTCAAAGGAAAGAGGAGCAGCGGGCTTTCTGACACGGCATCAGCAATCATTCCAAGCGCAAGTCACTCCCCAGCTGACAGCGAAGATGAGTCagttgagaaggaaaagaagaaatcgaAGTTCAAGACGCTGTTTTCCAAGCCTGGTCTGCAGAAGACTTCTCTTTCTCAGTCCATGTCAGTCTTGCCTACACATCAGCCCGTAACTGAGAAAGTTAGGCTTAGGCCTAGTGACTTTCAGTCAAGATGGGATGATGAGGAATCTGAGACATCTCCAACCTCAGACA aagccttCAGAAACACCCTTGAAGAGAagtcctctccctctcctgtgtcTAAATTTCATAAAATAGCAAGTTTGGACAGCAGGCAACTAAACCAAATAACCATTAGCAATACCAAGAAAGAAGGTCTCTCTTTATTTGGTGGCCTTAAATCCAAAAGTGATCCTGTTTCCAAATCTAGTTTGTGTATCAATGGCAGTCATGTTTATGTGGAAGAGAACAACACGCCTAAGGACAACACTCCagcctcctccccatcccctcaCAACTTGAGGAGGAAGCAGCTCTTTGCTTCAGAAGAGAACCTGTCTTCCAAACCTACTAAAGGGCCTGAAGAAACAGGAAGAACATCTCCTAGCAGTCTTTTATCTGGGTCTGCATCACTGGAGACTTTTAAATCTATGACTTTACCGTCATATAAATTGCTTAGCAGTGAAGATTACATGGAGACCAGTGTTCCTCTGACTGTTGATATTactaaagagaacaaaaaaatggACCACAAAAAGCCGGCCTTGTTCTCTCTGGTCacagggaaaaaggaaacagtgaaaaacagtGATGTTGGAAGTATTCCAGACAGgactttgaaggaggaggaaaccAAAGTTCCAGAAGAGACGAGTGAAGAAGAGACCAAACGTCTTGAAATTCCACCAGGTTTAAGCAAAGGAAATCCTTCTGAAAAGAGTAATGAAGAAGAAATCTTCAAAAATAAGCAACCGCTCAACCCTTTTGAAGAAGACCGGAAACCTGAAAAAGCTGCTGCATCAGCAAAGACTGCACAGACTAGAGCTGTCAAACCCAG GCTTCAGCCTGTGAAGCCAATGAATGCCTCAGCAAGCAAGTCTCAAACTAAAAATATGAATGTCATCAGCACTATGAACGAAAAGCTGCTTGAGATGAGCGTAAAG AAATATGATCCTTCGGATCCTGGCCATGCTTATGCTCAGTTAACGCATGATGAGCTGATTCAGCTGGTCTTGAAACAGAAGGATACAATTACCAAGAAAGAACTCCAGGTGCGTGAGCTTGAAGACTACATCGATAACTTGCTTGTTAGGGTCATGGAAGAAACCCCAAACATTCTTCGTGTTTCaacttctggaaataaaaaagctGGAAAGATATAA
- the BRF2 gene encoding transcription factor IIIB 50 kDa subunit, whose protein sequence is MMAAGARSCPACGSSALVEDAHYAQQQLVCAACGCVLAEGLLTTTYAEEEHLREVAYSQSTGQKEQLSRCVQRGIKRVQDLCKVLQLPSVFEETAVSYFQRALQHPSFHLVSLEKKELLGGCCVFVTCRQHNWPLTMGTICSLLYAKKELFASVYLSVQKELELSVPALSLMDLAKTHLSSFRLFQRAADIPAPFVEDKEKMVTRTMQIVELASETWLVTGRHPVPIVTAAAFLSWQSLQPAARLTCTFTRFCRVAGVDLPPPAHLRLKELHEILLRMASQLAWLRVFNMDKKTVIKHIGDLLQHRIFLLKKSFCAEDAEEQRAGAQGEGSPGSSLAAGGAAQEEVRPLEGKRQRDGGRRPLLPPCLIKPRKRLRTAAPSASDLAITGDEPISDSEIEQYLRGQEEIQAFRKAKAWP, encoded by the exons atGATGGCGGCGGGGGCGAGGAGCTGCCCGGCCTGCGGCTCCTCCGCCCTGGTGGAGGACGCGCACTACGCGCAGCAGCAGCTGGTGTGCGCCGCCTGCGGCTGCGTCTTGGCTGAGGGGCTCCTCACTACCACCTACGCCGAGGAGGAGCACCTGCGAG AGGTGGCCTATTCCCAGAGCACGGGCCAGAAAGAGCAGCTGAGTCGCTGTGTGCAGCGAG GGATCAAGCGGGTCCAGGACCTCTGTAAAGTCCTCCAGCTCCCATCGGTGTTCGAGGAAACGGCTGTGTCGTACTTCCAGCGAGCTCTCCAACATCCCTCCTTCCACCTGGTCAGTCTGGAGAAGAAGGAGCTTCTGGGGGGCTGCTGCGTCTTTGTGACTTGTCGGCAGCACAACTGGCCCCTGACGATGGGAACGATCTGCTCCCTCCTTTACGCCAAGAAGGAGCTGTTCGCCAGCGTCTACCTGAGCGTGCAGAAGGAGCTCGAGCTGTCCGTACCAGCGCTGAGTCTGATGGATCTGGCGAAGACGCACCTCAGTAG TTTCAGGCTGTTTCAACGCGCAGCTGACATCCCTGCCCCTTTCGTGGAGGACAAGGAGAAGATGGTAACGCGAACGATGCAGATTGTGGAGCTGGCCAGCGAGACGTGGCTGGTCACGGGCCGGCATCCTGTTCCCATCGTCACCGCCGCAGCGTTCCTGTCGTGGCAGTCGCTGCAGCCTGCCGCCCGCCTGACGTGCACCTTCACGCGGTTCTGCAGGGTGGCGGGTGTCGATCTGCCTCCGCCGGCCCACCTGAGGCTGAAAGAGCTTCACGAAATCCTGCTGAGAATGGCGTCCCAGCTCGCTTGGCTGAGGGTGTTTAACATGGACAAGAAAACGGTCATCAAGCACATCGGGGACCTACTGCAACACCGaatttttctgctgaagaaatcTTTCTGTGCAGAGGACGCAGAGGAGCAGCGTGCTGGAGCCCAGGGTGAGGGCTCCCCCGGCTCCTCTCTGGCCGCAGGAGGGGCCGCGCAGGAGGAGGTGCGTCCCTTGGAAGGGAAACGTCAGCGTGACGGGGGACGGAGGCCcttgctgccgccctgcctcatCAAGCCAAGGAAGAGGCTCCGCACAGCAGCCCCAAGCGCTTCGGACCTTGCCATCACCGGAGATGAGCCCATCTCCGACAGTGAAATAGAGCAGTACCTGAGGGGCCAAGAGGAGATCCAGGCATTCAGAAAGGCCAAGGCATGGCCGTGA